In Methanofastidiosum sp., the genomic stretch GAGCTTATGAACGCAACATCATCAGTGGATTTTGACTCCCAGTACTCTGTATTTTTTTCAGTTAATCTTATCCTCAAGACTCTCTTGTCTTTTTCATCCTTATCAATTGAAATAAATCCCTTCTTTTGAAGTTTCAGTGCTATCTGCTTCACATTTTGATGTGTTGTGCTTAGTACCTCTGCTACTTCACTCACGGAAGGGGGAAGGGTAAAATATTTTCCGGTGACTGCAATCAGCTGCCACTGCTTTGTTGTGAGC encodes the following:
- a CDS encoding MarR family transcriptional regulator → MEKILKPEAFEIFGKIFFLSNRLEYLGDNELRKEGLTTKQWQLIAVTGKYFTLPPSVSEVAEVLSTTHQNVKQIALKLQKKGFISIDKDEKDKRVLRIRLTEKNTEYWESKSTDDVAFISSLFYGLSDQDIQKLYELLNKIQNNVDTKYNEVKARY